The following proteins are encoded in a genomic region of Reichenbachiella sp.:
- a CDS encoding AraC family transcriptional regulator produces the protein MTRDIIDINDFTILVETGHSEVPTTDSCLFDESVIAVAFYGSGNVDLTVKYGDTSKEFGHTKGLALSFYADEKVEFVHTVSADKPLECLVIATSIASIDKLPNLEGELFGEMLNQLVHPNDHYVEGPSFFMTPEMQSIVDQIFHTRYEGKAKMMFFRSQIHTLLAHFFGQLSLMSEESIPTEEREKLEQARDILINNLEHPPSLSELSKEIGLNTFKLKKNFKELFGVPVFKYLQNERLTTANELIRSKQMTIQEAAWHVGYDSLSSFSNAFSKKFGFRPSEIKG, from the coding sequence ATGACTCGCGACATCATAGATATCAATGACTTTACCATTCTAGTAGAGACTGGCCATTCGGAGGTGCCTACCACCGATTCTTGTCTCTTCGATGAATCGGTTATTGCCGTTGCTTTTTATGGTTCAGGGAATGTGGACCTAACGGTGAAATATGGAGACACTTCGAAGGAGTTTGGCCACACCAAAGGACTGGCGCTTTCTTTTTATGCGGATGAAAAGGTTGAGTTTGTTCATACGGTATCAGCCGACAAGCCGCTCGAATGCCTGGTGATAGCTACTTCCATCGCCAGCATAGACAAACTACCTAATCTGGAGGGTGAGCTTTTTGGAGAAATGCTCAATCAGTTGGTACATCCGAATGACCATTATGTGGAAGGTCCCAGTTTCTTTATGACTCCTGAGATGCAGTCGATCGTTGACCAGATTTTTCATACACGCTACGAAGGGAAAGCTAAAATGATGTTTTTCAGGAGTCAGATTCATACGTTGCTGGCTCATTTCTTTGGGCAGCTGTCGTTGATGTCTGAGGAATCAATTCCTACAGAAGAAAGAGAAAAATTGGAGCAGGCCAGAGACATCTTGATCAATAATCTGGAGCACCCACCCAGCTTATCAGAGTTGTCCAAAGAGATAGGTCTCAATACATTCAAACTCAAAAAGAACTTCAAAGAGCTCTTCGGAGTGCCCGTTTTTAAGTACTTGCAAAATGAGCGACTCACTACAGCCAATGAACTGATCCGATCTAAGCAAATGACCATTCAGGAGGCTGCCTGGCATGTCGGCTATGACAGCCTCAGTTCTTTTTCCAATGCCTTTTCAAAGAAATTCGGCTTTCGTCCAAGTGAAATAAAGG
- a CDS encoding DinB family protein, with amino-acid sequence MITRTKWFDRKFETIADSSLLLDIIERLEGTGLRIEHKLHNSGSAYLQSTANNKWSIKKQIGHLGDLEPLWLERIKQIKAGEPDLKAADLSNRKTEEAAHDEKKVKELIADFAAQRERMIEELRACTADQLQNESKHPRLNKPMKLVDLAYFVAEHDDHHLATIQEMLNAK; translated from the coding sequence ATGATCACACGAACAAAATGGTTTGATAGAAAATTCGAAACCATCGCAGACTCCTCACTCCTATTAGACATCATCGAAAGACTAGAAGGCACCGGCCTCCGCATTGAGCACAAGCTCCACAACAGCGGCAGCGCCTACCTGCAGTCCACTGCAAACAATAAATGGTCTATTAAAAAGCAAATCGGTCATTTGGGTGATTTGGAACCACTTTGGCTAGAACGTATCAAACAGATCAAAGCAGGTGAACCAGACCTGAAAGCGGCAGACTTGTCTAATCGAAAAACTGAGGAAGCGGCACACGATGAAAAAAAAGTAAAAGAGCTTATTGCAGACTTTGCAGCACAACGAGAGAGAATGATAGAAGAACTCAGAGCGTGCACAGCTGATCAGCTTCAAAATGAGTCCAAACACCCAAGGCTCAACAAACCGATGAAGCTCGTGGACCTGGCTTATTTCGTCGCGGAGCACGACGACCATCACCTGGCTACCATCCAGGAAATGCTAAACGCTAAATAA